From Streptomyces sp. NBC_00370, a single genomic window includes:
- a CDS encoding ABC transporter permease — MSETIARTHPPTPPRPATADEELDPAALAAKYGLSVSGARPTLTSYARQLWSRRHFITAFATAKLTAQYSQAKLGQIWQIMTPLLNALVYYFIFGVLLGTKKGVEDFIPFLVTGVFIWSFISSAVTAGTRAISSNTGLVRALHFPRAALPISLALQQLQQLLFSLCALFAILLAFGQYPTFSWLLAVPALLFMSMFATGLSMIVARLGAKTPDIAQLTPFVLRTWMYISGVMYSIDNVIDKVPHAVGVALDCNPTAIYIDLMRYALISSFGPDKLPPHVWPLAFGWAVLLGFGGFLFFWKAEEEYGRG, encoded by the coding sequence GTGAGCGAGACGATCGCACGGACCCATCCCCCCACCCCGCCACGGCCCGCAACGGCCGACGAGGAACTGGACCCGGCGGCGCTGGCCGCGAAGTACGGTCTGTCCGTCAGCGGGGCCCGCCCGACGCTGACCAGCTACGCACGGCAGCTGTGGTCACGGCGGCACTTCATCACCGCCTTCGCCACGGCGAAGCTGACGGCGCAGTACAGCCAGGCGAAGCTCGGCCAGATCTGGCAGATCATGACGCCGCTGCTCAACGCGCTGGTCTACTACTTCATCTTCGGGGTGCTGCTCGGCACCAAGAAGGGCGTCGAGGACTTCATCCCGTTCCTGGTGACGGGCGTGTTCATCTGGAGCTTCATCTCCAGCGCCGTCACCGCCGGCACCCGGGCGATCTCGTCCAACACCGGGCTCGTACGGGCCCTGCACTTCCCGCGCGCCGCGCTGCCGATCTCGCTGGCGCTGCAACAGCTCCAGCAGCTGCTCTTCTCGCTCTGCGCGCTGTTCGCGATCCTGCTCGCCTTCGGGCAGTACCCGACCTTCAGCTGGCTGCTTGCCGTGCCGGCGCTGCTGTTCATGTCGATGTTCGCGACGGGCCTGTCGATGATCGTGGCGCGGCTCGGCGCGAAGACGCCGGACATCGCGCAGCTCACGCCGTTCGTGCTGCGCACGTGGATGTACATCTCCGGCGTGATGTACAGCATCGACAACGTGATCGACAAGGTGCCGCACGCGGTCGGCGTGGCCCTGGACTGCAACCCGACAGCGATCTACATCGACCTGATGCGCTACGCGCTGATCAGCAGCTTCGGCCCCGACAAGCTGCCGCCGCACGTGTGGCCGCTGGCCTTCGGCTGGGCGGTGCTGCTGGGATTCGGCGGGTTCCTGTTCTTCTGGAAGGCCGAGGAGGAGTACGGACGTGGCTGA
- a CDS encoding TetR/AcrR family transcriptional regulator encodes MSPDPRTSRRVPAGAAVLREDVTDAIRAAVFEELAAVGFARMSIEGIARRAGVGKTAVYRRWKSKLALVLDLMSVFADQGLPAPATGSLYGDVRALLEVGSHALRHPVASQVIPDLLVESARHPEIADTIKAALTDGQRGIAAVIVREAVERGELPAATEPDRLLDLTVGPLYWRLVVVRNKLPKGYLDDLASSAVAALSRG; translated from the coding sequence ATGAGCCCGGACCCGCGCACCTCACGCCGCGTCCCCGCAGGAGCAGCCGTGCTCCGGGAAGACGTGACCGACGCCATCCGCGCCGCCGTCTTCGAGGAGCTGGCAGCCGTCGGATTCGCCCGGATGTCGATCGAGGGCATCGCGCGCAGGGCGGGTGTCGGCAAGACGGCCGTCTACCGCCGCTGGAAGTCCAAACTGGCGCTGGTCCTCGACCTGATGTCCGTCTTCGCCGACCAGGGGTTGCCCGCCCCGGCGACCGGATCGCTCTACGGGGACGTGCGCGCGCTGCTGGAAGTGGGCTCGCACGCGCTGCGCCACCCGGTGGCCTCGCAGGTCATTCCCGATCTGCTGGTGGAGTCGGCCCGGCACCCCGAGATCGCCGACACCATCAAGGCGGCCCTCACGGACGGCCAGCGCGGCATCGCCGCCGTCATCGTCCGTGAGGCGGTCGAGCGCGGCGAGCTGCCCGCGGCCACGGAGCCCGACCGGCTGCTGGACCTGACGGTCGGGCCGCTGTACTGGCGGCTCGTGGTGGTGCGCAACAAGCTGCCCAAGGGCTATCTCGACGACCTGGCGTCGTCGGCGGTGGCCGCGCTCAGTCGAGGCTGA
- a CDS encoding carbohydrate ABC transporter permease, translating into MTAVVTEGVGEKPAPSGGGKRKSVTGTRKTIAVGFLLPALVLLGALVVYPIGFSVYRSFFDKSGSGFAGFDNYVEIFTDDTILTAVKNNVIWVIVAPVVATALGLIFAVLTERVRWGTAFKLVIFMPMAISMLASGIIFRLVYEQDPARGVANAVWVGVHDTFAESAGYPKAHPLPVHPLKAGGGGSFVTKQPVEAGSPVQLPLVGVAPGKMPSDAKPAEAAKPADGKITGTAWLDFTPGGGGKPNIIDNKELGLKGIKVEAVKNGKVVATATAADNGTFSLPDSAAGAQLRLPASNFREPYNGVDWLGPNLVTPAIIGSYLWMWAGFAMVLIAAGLAGMPRELLEAARVDGANEWQVFRRITVPLLAPVLAVVMVTLMINVLKIFDLVFIIAPGSSQDDANVLALQLYRSSFGTDADLGVGSAIAVLLLLLVIPVMLFNVRRMRRETRR; encoded by the coding sequence ATGACTGCTGTGGTCACGGAAGGCGTCGGCGAGAAGCCGGCGCCTTCCGGCGGAGGCAAACGTAAGAGCGTGACAGGCACACGTAAAACGATCGCGGTCGGCTTCCTGCTGCCCGCGCTGGTGCTGCTCGGCGCGCTCGTGGTCTACCCGATCGGGTTCTCGGTCTACCGGTCCTTCTTCGACAAGTCCGGCAGCGGTTTCGCGGGCTTCGACAACTACGTGGAGATATTCACCGACGACACGATCCTGACCGCGGTCAAGAACAATGTGATCTGGGTGATCGTGGCGCCCGTCGTGGCCACCGCCCTCGGTCTCATCTTCGCCGTGCTCACCGAACGGGTGCGCTGGGGAACGGCCTTCAAGCTGGTCATCTTCATGCCGATGGCGATCTCGATGCTCGCATCGGGCATCATCTTCCGGCTGGTCTACGAGCAGGACCCGGCGCGCGGTGTCGCCAACGCCGTCTGGGTGGGCGTGCACGACACGTTCGCCGAGTCGGCCGGCTACCCCAAGGCGCATCCGCTGCCGGTCCATCCGCTGAAGGCGGGCGGCGGCGGATCATTCGTCACCAAACAGCCGGTCGAGGCCGGCAGCCCCGTCCAGCTGCCGCTCGTCGGCGTGGCACCCGGGAAGATGCCGTCCGACGCGAAGCCCGCCGAGGCGGCCAAGCCGGCCGACGGCAAGATCACCGGTACGGCGTGGCTGGACTTCACCCCCGGTGGCGGCGGCAAGCCCAACATCATCGACAACAAGGAACTCGGCCTCAAGGGCATCAAGGTGGAGGCCGTCAAGAACGGCAAGGTCGTCGCGACGGCCACGGCCGCCGACAACGGCACCTTCAGCCTCCCCGACTCGGCGGCGGGCGCCCAACTGCGGCTGCCCGCCTCCAACTTCCGCGAGCCCTACAACGGCGTCGACTGGCTGGGGCCCAATCTGGTCACCCCCGCCATCATCGGCAGCTATCTGTGGATGTGGGCCGGGTTCGCGATGGTCCTGATCGCCGCCGGTCTCGCGGGCATGCCCCGTGAGCTGCTGGAGGCGGCGCGGGTCGACGGGGCCAACGAGTGGCAGGTGTTCCGCCGGATCACCGTGCCGCTGCTGGCGCCGGTGCTCGCCGTCGTCATGGTCACCCTGATGATCAACGTGCTGAAGATCTTCGACCTGGTCTTCATCATCGCGCCGGGCTCCTCGCAGGACGACGCGAACGTGCTGGCCCTCCAGCTCTACCGCTCGTCGTTCGGCACGGACGCCGATCTCGGCGTGGGCAGCGCCATCGCCGTCCTGCTGCTCCTGCTGGTCATCCCGGTGATGCTCTTCAACGTACGACGCATGAGAAGGGAGACGCGCCGATGA
- a CDS encoding carbohydrate ABC transporter permease, with translation MTAADGVVKAEQSLPARIAARLGGGAVRVVLILVGLFWLMPTIGLLISSLRDSKDINASGWWKVFTAPSQLTTENYSHLLDNDIITNSLLSTVLITVPATLLVVVIGSLAGYAFAWMDFPGRDWWFLVVVGLLVVPVQVALVPVSKLFGEIGIFETTFGVVIFHVAFGLPFAIFLLRNFFAEIPRELLEAARLDGAGEIRLFTRVVMPLGGPAIASLGIFQFLWVWNDMLVALVFADSKNPPITVALQQQVRQFGNNVDVLAPGAFLSMVIPLIVFFAFQRQFVSGVMAGAVK, from the coding sequence ATGACCGCGGCCGACGGTGTGGTCAAGGCGGAACAGTCCCTCCCGGCCCGGATAGCCGCCCGGCTGGGCGGTGGTGCGGTGCGCGTGGTCCTGATCCTGGTCGGCCTGTTCTGGCTGATGCCGACGATCGGGCTGCTGATCTCCTCGCTGCGTGACTCCAAGGACATCAACGCGAGCGGCTGGTGGAAGGTCTTCACCGCACCCAGTCAGCTGACCACCGAGAACTACTCACACCTCCTCGACAACGACATCATCACCAACTCGCTGCTCTCCACCGTGCTGATCACGGTCCCCGCGACGCTCCTCGTCGTGGTGATCGGGTCGCTCGCCGGCTACGCCTTCGCGTGGATGGACTTCCCGGGCCGCGACTGGTGGTTCCTGGTGGTCGTCGGACTGCTGGTGGTCCCGGTCCAGGTGGCGCTGGTCCCGGTCTCCAAACTGTTCGGCGAGATAGGCATCTTCGAGACGACCTTCGGTGTCGTGATCTTCCACGTCGCCTTCGGCCTGCCCTTCGCGATCTTCCTGCTGCGTAACTTCTTCGCGGAGATCCCGCGGGAGCTGCTGGAGGCGGCGCGGCTCGACGGGGCAGGTGAGATCCGGCTGTTCACCCGGGTCGTGATGCCGCTCGGCGGTCCGGCCATCGCCTCGCTCGGCATCTTCCAGTTCCTCTGGGTCTGGAACGACATGCTGGTCGCGCTGGTCTTCGCCGACTCGAAGAACCCGCCGATCACCGTGGCGCTGCAGCAGCAGGTACGGCAGTTCGGCAACAACGTCGACGTGCTGGCGCCCGGCGCCTTCCTGTCGATGGTGATCCCGCTGATCGTGTTCTTCGCGTTCCAGCGCCAGTTCGTCTCCGGTGTGATGGCGGGCGCCGTCAAGTAG
- a CDS encoding bifunctional glycosyltransferase/CDP-glycerol:glycerophosphate glycerophosphotransferase, with the protein MPRFSVIVPAYQVQAYLTESLRSVLTQSYDDLELIAVDDCSPDACGAIVDEFAAEDRRVVAVHLPANGGLGPARNAGIARATGDYLIFLDGDDTLVPGALQAITDRLKETGGPDVLVHDHARTYWTGESVRGGVVAPLTEEGPAAFQLANRPALLTTLLAAWNKAYRREFIEREGVTFPPGRHADIAWAYPVLMTAGTIATLDRVCVRDRRHRTARERTHLDLFAQYDRVFAFLDERPELARWRPVLHRRMLDHFAALAATEGQMSRRAEFFRRARAHHRRYRTPGAARLRHALLRLGAHRTYLTLRAARQLRGHAGRLTAGLGRLARTAALRLHYRVQRQLPVRSDRAVFAAHGGYAGDPAAIEEKVRELVPRVRTAWLVEPALQHTVPTGTRRLRPGTFGYWTALARSRYLVTNTALPLAKRPGQLLLQTHPGTPLKSVGLDLLDRPAAAGPADIARLLDDADTWDFSLSANRHSTLVREKAFPAGFTTLEYGHPRNDVFQRATAADVARLRETLGIPEGYTAVLYAPTRRDYRRSHYLPLALERVVRCLGPRFVLLTRAHPGYGEPLPHAPHPRIIDVSAHPSVETLCLASDALVTDYSSLMFDYANLDRPIVIHCDDQPAYEAARGTYFDLRAFPPGAVARTEDELIDIFTSDHWRGSRSSQLRTAFRTRFCPYDDGQAAERVVRHVFLGETAGLPVPLPQEERRPAPRPVFLPHQTHPAPARAATAYGESREALSLD; encoded by the coding sequence ATGCCCCGGTTCAGTGTCATCGTCCCCGCCTACCAGGTCCAGGCGTACCTCACGGAGTCCCTCCGGTCGGTACTGACCCAGTCCTACGACGATCTCGAACTCATCGCCGTGGACGACTGCTCGCCCGACGCGTGCGGTGCGATCGTCGACGAGTTCGCAGCGGAGGACCGCCGGGTCGTCGCGGTCCACCTCCCCGCCAACGGCGGTCTCGGGCCCGCGCGCAACGCCGGGATCGCGCGGGCGACCGGTGACTATCTGATCTTCCTCGACGGCGACGACACGCTCGTGCCCGGCGCGCTCCAGGCGATCACGGACCGGCTCAAGGAGACGGGCGGGCCCGACGTCCTGGTCCACGACCACGCCCGTACGTACTGGACGGGCGAGAGCGTACGGGGCGGTGTCGTCGCACCGCTCACCGAGGAGGGCCCCGCCGCCTTCCAGCTCGCGAACCGGCCCGCCCTGCTGACCACGCTGCTCGCCGCCTGGAACAAGGCGTACCGGCGGGAGTTCATCGAGCGCGAGGGCGTCACCTTCCCGCCGGGCCGGCACGCGGACATCGCCTGGGCCTACCCCGTGCTGATGACGGCCGGCACGATCGCGACGCTGGACCGCGTCTGCGTACGGGACCGCAGGCACCGCACCGCGCGCGAGCGCACGCATCTGGACCTCTTCGCCCAGTACGACCGGGTCTTCGCCTTCCTCGACGAGCGGCCCGAACTCGCCCGCTGGCGCCCGGTCCTGCACCGCCGCATGCTCGACCACTTCGCGGCGCTGGCCGCGACGGAGGGCCAGATGTCACGCCGTGCCGAGTTCTTCCGCAGGGCCCGCGCCCACCACCGCCGCTACCGCACCCCCGGCGCCGCCCGGCTGCGCCACGCGCTGCTGCGGCTCGGTGCGCACCGGACGTATCTGACGCTCCGGGCCGCACGCCAACTGCGCGGCCACGCCGGGCGGTTGACCGCCGGGCTCGGCCGGCTGGCCCGTACGGCGGCGCTGCGGCTGCACTACCGCGTACAGCGGCAGCTTCCCGTACGCTCCGACCGAGCCGTGTTCGCGGCGCACGGCGGTTACGCCGGTGATCCGGCGGCCATCGAGGAGAAGGTGCGCGAGCTGGTGCCGCGCGTGCGTACCGCCTGGCTGGTGGAACCGGCGCTCCAGCACACCGTCCCCACCGGGACGCGGCGGCTGCGCCCCGGCACCTTCGGCTACTGGACGGCGCTGGCGCGCTCCCGCTACCTCGTCACCAACACCGCCCTGCCGCTGGCCAAGCGGCCCGGACAGCTCCTGCTCCAGACGCATCCGGGCACCCCGCTCAAGTCCGTCGGCCTCGACCTGCTGGACCGGCCCGCTGCGGCCGGGCCGGCCGACATCGCGCGGCTCCTGGACGACGCGGACACCTGGGACTTCTCCCTCTCGGCCAACCGCCACTCCACCCTGGTGCGGGAGAAGGCTTTCCCGGCGGGCTTCACGACGCTCGAATACGGCCACCCGCGCAACGACGTCTTCCAGCGGGCGACCGCCGCCGACGTGGCGCGGCTGCGCGAGACGCTGGGCATCCCGGAGGGGTACACCGCCGTGCTGTACGCGCCCACCCGGCGCGACTACCGGCGCAGCCACTACCTGCCGCTCGCCCTGGAGCGCGTCGTCCGGTGCCTCGGCCCGCGCTTCGTGCTGCTGACCCGGGCGCACCCCGGCTACGGCGAGCCGCTGCCGCACGCGCCGCACCCGAGGATCATCGACGTCTCGGCGCACCCGTCCGTCGAGACGCTGTGCCTGGCGTCGGACGCGCTGGTCACGGACTACTCGTCGCTGATGTTCGACTACGCCAACCTGGACCGGCCCATCGTCATCCACTGCGACGACCAGCCGGCCTACGAGGCGGCCCGGGGCACCTACTTCGACCTGCGGGCGTTCCCGCCGGGCGCGGTCGCCCGCACCGAGGACGAGCTGATCGACATCTTCACCAGCGACCACTGGCGCGGCTCGCGCTCCAGCCAGCTGCGGACGGCGTTCCGCACCCGCTTCTGTCCGTACGACGACGGGCAGGCCGCCGAGCGCGTGGTGCGCCATGTCTTCCTGGGCGAGACGGCCGGGCTGCCCGTACCGCTGCCGCAGGAGGAGCGCAGGCCGGCGCCTCGGCCGGTGTTCCTGCCGCACCAGACGCACCCGGCGCCGGCCCGTGCGGCGACGGCCTACGGGGAGAGCCGCGAGGCGCTCAGCCTCGACTGA
- a CDS encoding ABC transporter substrate-binding protein, which yields MRTTRKARRALGTRRAAVALVAAGAVALTGCGGSDDDGGGGKASGDSASKEPSAAGVQLPKLDGVKLEIAAVWTGPEQANFTKVLKEFQNRTGATVTFVPAQDPIVNFLGTKIAGGSPPDLAMLPQVGAIQQAVEKKWVKPAGPEAKAELAKNYSKGWQDLGAVDGTQYGVYFKAANKSLVWYNNAAFQNAGATVPKTWKEFLSTAETISASGVTPVSVAGADGWTLTDWFENVYLSQAGPEKYDQLAQHKIKWTDPSVKDALTTLGQLFGKPSLISGGADGALQTEFPASVTQTFTGGDAPKAAMVAAADFAGANVAETDAKVGTDAKIFPFPAAGTTPPVVTGGDAAVVLKDSKGAQALLTFLASTDAAKIWAEAGGFVSPNKALDGAAYPNDVQRGIAKALIDAGDDFRFDMSDQMPQSFGGTPGKGEWKDLQDFLKNPKDVAGTQQQLESDAAKAFKS from the coding sequence ATGCGCACAACTCGTAAGGCACGCAGGGCTCTTGGCACCCGCAGAGCGGCAGTGGCACTGGTGGCCGCAGGCGCTGTGGCGCTGACCGGATGCGGTGGCTCGGACGACGACGGAGGAGGTGGCAAGGCGTCGGGCGACAGCGCGAGCAAGGAGCCGTCGGCCGCGGGCGTCCAACTGCCGAAGCTGGACGGCGTGAAGCTGGAGATCGCCGCGGTCTGGACAGGGCCCGAGCAGGCGAACTTCACCAAGGTCCTCAAGGAGTTCCAGAACAGGACAGGCGCGACGGTCACCTTCGTGCCCGCGCAGGACCCGATCGTGAACTTCCTCGGTACGAAGATCGCCGGCGGCAGCCCGCCCGATCTGGCGATGCTCCCGCAGGTCGGCGCGATCCAGCAGGCCGTGGAGAAGAAGTGGGTCAAGCCCGCGGGCCCCGAGGCCAAGGCGGAGCTGGCGAAGAACTACAGCAAGGGCTGGCAGGACCTCGGCGCCGTGGACGGCACGCAGTACGGCGTGTACTTCAAGGCCGCCAACAAGTCGCTCGTCTGGTACAACAACGCGGCCTTCCAGAACGCGGGCGCCACGGTCCCGAAGACCTGGAAGGAGTTCCTCTCGACCGCCGAGACGATCTCTGCCTCCGGTGTCACCCCGGTCTCGGTGGCGGGCGCCGACGGCTGGACCCTCACCGACTGGTTCGAGAACGTCTACCTCTCCCAGGCGGGTCCCGAGAAATACGACCAGCTCGCCCAGCACAAGATCAAGTGGACCGATCCTTCCGTCAAGGACGCGCTGACGACGCTCGGCCAGCTCTTCGGCAAGCCGAGCCTGATCTCCGGCGGCGCCGACGGCGCGCTGCAGACGGAGTTCCCCGCCTCGGTCACCCAGACCTTCACCGGTGGTGACGCGCCGAAGGCGGCCATGGTCGCCGCCGCCGACTTCGCCGGGGCGAACGTCGCCGAGACGGACGCCAAGGTCGGTACGGACGCGAAGATCTTCCCGTTCCCCGCTGCCGGCACCACGCCGCCCGTGGTCACCGGCGGTGACGCGGCCGTGGTCCTGAAGGACTCCAAGGGCGCGCAGGCGCTGCTGACCTTCCTCGCCTCGACCGACGCGGCGAAGATCTGGGCCGAGGCCGGCGGTTTCGTGTCGCCGAACAAGGCGCTGGACGGCGCCGCCTACCCCAACGACGTCCAGCGGGGCATCGCGAAGGCCCTCATCGACGCGGGTGACGACTTCCGCTTCGACATGTCCGACCAGATGCCGCAGTCGTTCGGCGGTACGCCCGGCAAGGGCGAGTGGAAGGACCTGCAGGACTTCCTGAAGAACCCGAAGGACGTCGCGGGGACCCAGCAGCAGCTGGAGTCCGACGCGGCCAAGGCGTTCAAGAGCTGA
- a CDS encoding FtsK/SpoIIIE domain-containing protein: MQIRLTVLAPRSGHAVGQVCDVLVTAPAGTALAAVASALATAVSGPDASNSVILYAGRERLDGQRCALGEPPLIDGAVLSLQVPGDDDIPTESAPAQLHVVAGPDAGGVHLLHGGQIRIGRSADADVPLDDPDVSRLHCAVTVADDGTISVADLGSTNGTALDGVEVGRLPVPLPPGALLRLGESALRLTRGERAVALPTAPDGEGHLRVARPAAEEEARQGRPPYGSDAGPGAAPVPGGHGGGRTVPAFNPGSPTETHGSGTDFSSAARDAAVRDAAAREAAARDTSGWDTGSRDTGPHTGQYGSAPGSPRVPEPRIPDPRAGDGTPAHSRAAAADPADPADGAQSHSRDPGSRRQGTPTRGTELSEAAARRRGGLGAWARRLAGGRDDVPEAVPGPRRAVSEGPVRRAELWPDPAEILLTALGPGPRLWERDSRHPEALVVRLGTADGRDQGAAAAVPVTAGLRAAGSLGLAGPRERLTGLARSVVAQLAALHSPSDLEIVLISTDRARSVEQHRDEWGWLGWLPHLRPAHGQDCRLLLAYDRDQAAARTAELSRRLDDGPLGPGWASASPAAVAEAAAAHTGPRTVLIVDGDPGSAALREATARLAGAGSAVGIHLLCLAETPAASSLFPIAAAYEAACAASLPFRECGTVALLSGDVATALRLLRTAAVGRGGGEGTVAVVDAVSPAWAERFGRALAPLRTTAGPHDRSPAAALPQSARLLDELGLARATPASLMARWASAADSTGDCTAVLGAGPRGPVSVDLTVEGPHLLIEGPAGSGRTELLRSVAASLAAAGRPDRLGLLLVDGAGGQRGGEGLGVCTELPHVTEHLIASDPLRMREFAQALGAELKRRAELLGHLDFAEWHTGREVSDRMIGQRPPSDQRGDIETPGSGSTMRLRTTSGRTAPAQPGAAGSPTPLPRLVVLVDDFDALVAPALGSPGRPAAGSVVRALEAVARDGERLGVHLVAASASPDRTSDTDLAQRTRLRAVLDAPPTAPGPDDPAPGRGRLGYPDGRVVPFQGGRVTGRIPRTATLRPTVLPLEWERMGDPPTRRPVRELGNGPTDLALLASALERAARSVDAVPVAPLTPAHP, encoded by the coding sequence ATGCAGATCCGGCTGACCGTCCTCGCGCCGCGCAGCGGCCACGCTGTCGGGCAGGTGTGTGACGTGCTCGTCACCGCCCCCGCAGGTACGGCGCTCGCCGCCGTCGCGTCCGCTCTCGCCACCGCGGTCTCGGGTCCTGACGCATCAAATTCGGTCATTCTCTACGCGGGCCGTGAGCGGCTCGACGGGCAGCGCTGCGCCCTGGGTGAGCCGCCGCTGATCGACGGGGCCGTGCTGTCGCTCCAGGTCCCCGGTGACGACGACATCCCGACGGAGTCCGCGCCCGCCCAGCTCCATGTGGTGGCGGGGCCCGACGCGGGCGGTGTCCATCTGCTGCACGGCGGGCAGATCCGGATCGGCCGCTCGGCCGACGCAGACGTCCCGCTGGACGACCCGGACGTCTCGCGGCTGCACTGCGCGGTGACGGTCGCCGACGACGGCACGATCTCGGTCGCCGACCTCGGCTCCACGAACGGCACGGCGCTGGACGGCGTCGAGGTGGGCCGGCTGCCCGTCCCGCTGCCGCCCGGCGCGCTGCTGCGGCTCGGCGAGTCCGCGCTGCGGCTCACCAGGGGCGAGCGCGCGGTCGCGCTGCCGACCGCCCCGGACGGCGAGGGACATCTGCGCGTCGCGCGCCCCGCGGCCGAGGAGGAGGCCCGGCAGGGCCGCCCGCCGTACGGGTCCGACGCGGGCCCGGGTGCCGCGCCGGTGCCGGGCGGCCACGGCGGGGGGCGTACGGTCCCGGCGTTCAACCCCGGCTCCCCCACCGAGACCCACGGCAGCGGCACCGACTTCTCGTCGGCGGCCAGGGACGCCGCCGTTAGAGACGCGGCAGCCAGGGAAGCGGCGGCCAGGGACACGTCCGGGTGGGACACCGGCAGCAGGGACACCGGGCCGCACACCGGGCAGTACGGCAGCGCGCCGGGCTCCCCCCGGGTGCCGGAGCCGCGTATCCCCGACCCACGGGCGGGCGACGGCACACCGGCGCACAGCAGAGCGGCGGCGGCCGACCCGGCGGATCCCGCCGACGGCGCGCAGTCGCACAGCAGGGACCCGGGCTCGCGCCGCCAGGGCACGCCCACGCGCGGCACGGAGCTGTCGGAAGCGGCGGCCAGGCGGCGCGGCGGTCTCGGCGCCTGGGCGCGGCGGCTGGCCGGCGGCCGTGACGACGTACCGGAAGCGGTGCCGGGACCCCGGCGGGCCGTGTCCGAAGGCCCGGTGCGCCGGGCGGAGCTGTGGCCGGATCCGGCCGAGATCCTGCTGACGGCGCTCGGCCCCGGGCCCCGGCTCTGGGAGCGCGACAGCCGGCACCCGGAGGCGCTTGTCGTCCGGCTCGGCACGGCCGACGGACGGGACCAGGGCGCGGCGGCAGCCGTGCCGGTGACGGCCGGGCTGCGCGCCGCCGGGTCGCTCGGTCTTGCCGGGCCGAGGGAGCGGCTGACCGGCCTCGCGCGGTCGGTGGTGGCCCAGCTCGCGGCCCTGCACTCACCGTCCGATCTGGAGATCGTCCTGATCAGCACGGACCGGGCCAGGAGCGTGGAGCAGCATCGCGATGAGTGGGGCTGGCTCGGCTGGCTGCCGCATCTGCGGCCCGCCCACGGCCAGGACTGCCGGCTGCTGCTGGCCTACGACCGGGACCAGGCCGCCGCCAGGACGGCCGAGCTGTCCCGGCGTCTCGACGACGGACCGCTGGGCCCCGGCTGGGCATCGGCGTCGCCCGCCGCTGTGGCCGAGGCCGCCGCCGCGCACACCGGGCCCCGTACGGTCCTGATCGTCGACGGCGATCCCGGCTCCGCCGCGCTGCGCGAGGCGACGGCCCGGCTGGCCGGCGCCGGTTCGGCCGTCGGTATCCATCTGCTCTGCCTCGCCGAGACCCCGGCCGCCTCGTCCCTCTTCCCGATCGCGGCGGCCTACGAGGCGGCGTGCGCTGCCTCGCTGCCCTTCCGCGAGTGCGGCACGGTCGCGCTGCTGAGCGGTGATGTGGCGACGGCGCTGCGGCTGCTGCGTACGGCCGCCGTGGGCCGGGGCGGCGGCGAGGGGACGGTCGCGGTGGTGGACGCGGTCTCGCCGGCCTGGGCCGAGCGCTTCGGCCGCGCGCTGGCCCCGCTGCGTACGACCGCGGGGCCGCACGACCGGAGTCCGGCCGCCGCGCTGCCTCAATCAGCCAGGCTGCTGGACGAGTTGGGGCTCGCGAGGGCCACCCCCGCCTCGCTGATGGCGCGTTGGGCCTCGGCCGCCGACAGCACGGGCGACTGCACCGCGGTGCTGGGCGCCGGGCCGCGCGGCCCGGTGAGCGTGGATCTGACCGTGGAGGGCCCGCATCTGCTGATCGAGGGCCCGGCGGGCAGCGGCCGTACGGAACTGCTCCGCTCGGTCGCCGCCTCGCTGGCGGCTGCCGGGCGGCCCGACCGGCTCGGTCTGCTGCTGGTGGACGGCGCGGGCGGCCAGCGCGGCGGGGAAGGCCTCGGGGTCTGTACCGAACTCCCCCATGTCACCGAGCACCTGATCGCCTCCGACCCGCTGCGGATGCGGGAGTTCGCGCAGGCGCTCGGCGCCGAACTGAAGCGCAGGGCCGAGCTGTTGGGCCACCTCGACTTCGCCGAGTGGCACACCGGGCGGGAGGTCTCCGACCGGATGATCGGCCAGCGCCCGCCGAGCGACCAGCGCGGCGACATCGAGACGCCGGGCTCGGGCAGCACGATGCGGCTCAGGACGACCTCCGGCCGGACGGCGCCCGCGCAGCCCGGCGCCGCGGGCTCACCCACCCCGCTCCCCCGGCTCGTGGTCCTGGTGGACGATTTCGACGCGCTGGTGGCGCCCGCGCTCGGCAGCCCCGGCCGCCCGGCGGCGGGCTCCGTCGTACGGGCTCTTGAGGCGGTCGCCAGGGACGGCGAGCGGCTCGGGGTGCATCTGGTGGCGGCTTCCGCTTCCCCGGACCGGACGAGCGACACGGACCTCGCGCAGCGCACCCGGCTGCGGGCCGTGCTGGACGCGCCGCCCACCGCTCCGGGACCGGACGACCCGGCGCCCGGCCGGGGCAGGCTCGGCTATCCGGACGGCCGGGTGGTCCCGTTCCAGGGCGGCCGGGTCACCGGCCGGATCCCCCGTACGGCCACCCTGCGGCCGACGGTGCTGCCGCTGGAGTGGGAGCGCATGGGCGACCCGCCGACCCGGCGCCCGGTAAGGGAGTTGGGCAACGGGCCGACCGATCTGGCCCTGCTGGCCAGCGCGTTGGAGCGCGCGGCCCGCTCGGTCGACGCGGTGCCGGTCGCACCGCTGACACCGGCCCATCCGTGA